The genome window TCGCTTCGGTGGTGACAGACGAGGACCGGGCGGACGTGACGGACGAACTGATCGACCGCTACGGCGACCTGCCGCCGGCAGCGGAGACGCTGCTTGACGTAAGCCAGCTGCGGGCACTGTGCAACCGGCTGGGCGTAAGCCAGGTCACACGCGGCAAGGAAGGCCTGATCATGAAGCTGGATGAGCGGTATGTGCCGGATCCGGCATGCCTGCTGCAGGCTATTTCCGAAACGGACGGACGGCTGGCGCTTTCCGCCAGGGCTCCGGCCAAAATGATCCTGAAGGCACCGACCCTGCAGGAAGGCGAGATGCTCCAGGAAGCGCTGAAGGTAACGAGGAAACTGGTGAAGCGGATCGCAGAACTGGAAGAAACAAAGAATCAGGAATCGGTAAAAGAGCAATGAAAAGAAGGAAGTTAACATTCTGGCTGATTGTGGCCGCGGTGCTGGTGCTGGACAGGATCACAAAGGAACTGGCGCCGGGAATCCCGGCCGGGGGTATCATGCTGATCCCGGGGGTCATCGGACTACGGTACGCGGAAAACACGGGGATCGCCTTCTCCCTGCTGAGTGGTGTGCCGCGGCTGACAGGCGTCCTGGGGCTGGCGGTGGTGGCCGGCGGCTATGTGTGGCTGCGGACAAAAGACATCGCTCCTTTCCCGACAGTCGCGCTGGCCCTGATGGCCGGAGGCGCATTGGGCAACATGGCGGACCGGCTGATCCGGGGCTTTGTGCCGGATATGATCGAGACGCTTTTTATGAACTTTCCGGTGTTCAATATCGCGGACAGCTGCCTGACGGTGGGCTGTGTGCTGATGATGATCAGCCTGCTGTGCAGGCCTAAGGACTGGGCGAAGCTCTGAGGACTGCCAGTGGGCGAAGAACCGATGACCTCCAGTGGAGGGAATCTCATCGATTCTGAGGTCAACTGAAAGGGAATGGTCTCCCCAGTGGGGAGCCATGACCATTGAAGTTGCGGGAAGAAATTTCGTCAGAGCTGGGGTTCGGAACGCCCGGAAAACGATCCAGTGGATCGTTTTCAGTGGAGAACGGGCGGCAGCCCCGGGCAAGGAACCGAAACGAGCGAGCTGTCTGGGGAGCGAGGGAAACGGCAGCCCAGTGGGCTGTCCGCTGAAAGCGGAAGTGACCCGAACGAGTCAATCGAAGCAAGCAGTGGGTTGAAGCGTCAGCAATACCCACTGCGCCGACTGAGATTGCGGAAGACAGTCGCGACGATTGAGGTTGCGGACGGAGATTAATTCATAATTCACAATTCATAATTCATAATGATGATTACTGTGAACTGCTGGACAGAAAGGTGCTGCTATGACAGATACGGAGTACAAAGTGTCTTCTGACGGACGGCGGCTGGATGTGCTGCTGAGCGAGGCGACCGGCCTGAGCCGGAGCCGTGTGGCATCCCTGATGGAGGATGGACTGTGTGTATCCGGCGGGAAGGAATGCCGGAAGGCAGGCCTGAAACTGCCGGAGGGACAGGAGATCATCCTGATGGTTCCCGCTCCCCGGGAGGCTGTTCCAAAGGCGGAGGACATTACACTGGAGATCCTGTATGAAGATGAGGATCTTGCGGTGGTGGTGAAGCCCCGGGGCATGGTGGTGCATCCCGCGGCAGGCCATCCGGATGGAACCCTGGTAAACGCGCTGCTGGGAAAACTGGATTCCCTCGGCGGGATCGGCGGGGAACTGCGGCCTGGTATTGTGCACCGGCTGGACAAAGAGACCAGCGGGCTGATGCTGGTCGCCAAGAATGATGAGACTCAGGAAGAACTAAGCCGGATGCTGAAGGACCGGGAGATCGAAAAGCATTACCGGGCCCTGGCGGAGGGACATTTCAAGGAACCGGAAGGCGAGATCAACGCGCCGATCGACCGGAGCAAAAAAGACCGGAAGAAGATGGCGGTGGATCCGGAAGGCCGTCCGGCCCTGACCCGCTGGAAAGTGCTGGCGGAAGGACCGGGATGCACGCTGCTGGATGTTCACATCCTGACCGGGCGGACCCACCAGATCCGCGTACACCTGAGAAGTATCCATCACCCGGTATGCGGGGATGAACTGTACGGGTTTGA of Aristaeella lactis contains these proteins:
- the lspA gene encoding signal peptidase II, with protein sequence MKRRKLTFWLIVAAVLVLDRITKELAPGIPAGGIMLIPGVIGLRYAENTGIAFSLLSGVPRLTGVLGLAVVAGGYVWLRTKDIAPFPTVALALMAGGALGNMADRLIRGFVPDMIETLFMNFPVFNIADSCLTVGCVLMMISLLCRPKDWAKL
- a CDS encoding RluA family pseudouridine synthase — protein: MTDTEYKVSSDGRRLDVLLSEATGLSRSRVASLMEDGLCVSGGKECRKAGLKLPEGQEIILMVPAPREAVPKAEDITLEILYEDEDLAVVVKPRGMVVHPAAGHPDGTLVNALLGKLDSLGGIGGELRPGIVHRLDKETSGLMLVAKNDETQEELSRMLKDREIEKHYRALAEGHFKEPEGEINAPIDRSKKDRKKMAVDPEGRPALTRWKVLAEGPGCTLLDVHILTGRTHQIRVHLRSIHHPVCGDELYGFDRGVKVPCLMLHAFSLKFHHPRTKQEMTFQAPLPEDFLKGLKSNGIII